In Citrus sinensis cultivar Valencia sweet orange chromosome 3, DVS_A1.0, whole genome shotgun sequence, the sequence CAGAATTTACACTAAATATATCAAAGGCAAGAACTGACTATGACCTACCAATGTGCCAACTGAAAGAATGTGTGAGAGCACACGCACGTTAAATAGCCCTGCCAAAATACCAGCAACAATGCCAACCCAAACCTGGGAATGAACAGGAGTGTGCCGTTTTGGGTGCACTTTAGCAAATATAGAAGGCAGTAGGCCATCCCTTCCAAGCCCAAGATATAACCGTGACTGTTCATAGAAACATCCAAGTCATTTACTTTTGCAAAGGTTACATGGTAAGGACATCTCAATAATGAACTCCGAGAATCCACTCACCTGAACATAAAGACCAACAAGGAGGGTTGTTGTAAGTCCAGCCACAGCACCAAAGCTGATTAACACTGAAACATATTTCAAACCCCTGGACGCAAAAGCATCAGACAGAGGAGCATCTTCATCAAGGAATTTGTAAGGTACCATCCCGGTGAGAACTAAAGAGACACCGACGTATAATGCAGCACATATAAGAAGGCTTCCCAAGATGCCTATCGGCAAATCCCGCTGAAATGTCAAAATTAGGAGGTAAAAAGGATGAAATGGAAGCTATTTAGAATGAATTCGCACAAtcaattgaagaaaacatAACAAAAGATATTCACAACTGGACATCATTTTGGATTATATAATACACACCTGAGGCTTCTTAGATTCTTCAGCTGAATTAGCAACTGCATCAAACCCTACATACGCAAAGAATACTACAGTAGCTCCAGTCAATATTTCTTTGAAACCATTTGGAGCAAATGGGGACCAATTGGAAACATCAACCTCAAAAGCACCAGCAAAGATTACAACAATGACAATGATAACCTGCAGTAGAATTGGAGTCTAAATATTATTGCTGATTTAACCACGCCAGGGACTTGAGTCTTCTGTTTATGCAATTTTTACTGAAaaatttgcattaaaaaaaaaggactggTAACTGTATCGTGAAGAAATGAAAGCAAGTAAcctttaacaaaataagagtggaaaagaaaagaatggtGAGATGGTGGATCACCTTTACAACGGTCATGCACGAGTTCAAAACAGAAGATTCACCGACACCCCAACATAAAACTATAGTCAGAAGTGCAAGGAGAATTGGAGCTAATATATTGATGGATAGAGTTCCTCCCAAGAACTCTTCACCACCATGTCCAATCCAGCTTGGTatgttttctttgaaaaagGGAAAGAGCTCCAAAATTGAAACTACATAGCTAGCTAAGCTTCGTGCTATGCTCGCTGCACCAATATGGTAGTCCAACATAAGTTGtgcaaaaacaagaaaagctGTAAGTTCATTGAATGCTGTATACGCATACAAGTATGCTCCCCCAACAACGGCAGGAAAACGAGATGCCAGCTCAGCATAACAGAGTGCATTTAACACAGAAGCTGCTCCAGCAAGTAAGAAACTAATTGTAACTCCTGCAGTACCAAAAGCAAATAATCAATAAGCAACGTTGAGCAGAACAACCATATGCATACATGAAAAATTAGTACAATGCTACACATTAAGtcataaaaattcataactaCAATTGCATTCACTCAATAGTTTCCACCACTACTTGGACACCTGGCAACTGGCAATTAATGATAGGTGCCATGTCAGTCGACACAATCTTTGTGCcatgtaatattattttaaattttaatgtacaaGGAATTATTGCTCTGATAATACTCGATAAGGAATTGAATTCAATTATTGAAAGGGAAAAGTGAACCAAGTAAATTCGTGAAAGTCAACGGATTGAGCAAGCAAATAACGGACCTGGACCGGCGTCGCGAGCCACGGTACCGGTGACAACGAATATTCCGGCGCCAACAGACGCGCCGACGCCGATGAGCACCAGTTCGAAGAGTCCGAGCCGCCGTAAAAGTCCTTCGCCATCATTTGTACGGACGGACGGAGCAGTTAGGGTTTTGGCTCGGAGAGCTGAAGACCAGAAATGAGAGAAACACGTGGGTGGTGGACCTGACGCAGATGGTGATGATGACGATGACGAATTATTGTTGCTTTTTTCGATCTGAACGTTTTCACCTCCCatgattgataaattttattaattgtcgGAGATGAACAACGTCGACGTGTCATCGTTAACTTTAGCAGCTACTTGTATTTATAGGTCCGAATTCTTTCTTCATCCAGTTCGCCAAAGTGCAGTTCGTTAGGCTGCTATTTCCTCACGTGCTCCATTACAATAGTTATTGTATTTAATGGGCCGGGCTTAGATTTTACAAACTGGGTTGCCGGGATGGGAATCCACGATTAGAGTTCTTTCCAGTTTgaagagcaatgcttttcacACCCCTTTAATGTTCTTGTAACATGCCATTTTTGTAAtcgtaattttattgttactgaaaattacataaaaggattaatataaatttaattaaactaaaaatatctTGATAAGTCATAAAACTCTTAACTGTTTCTTAATCttaatatatgataaattaattttgttgataaaattaaaataattttgaaatgattaagaaataaattgcctgataatatatatataattaacttattttaaatgatagtgaagattgattaaaattctattgtaattttatgtttttttgttatttaattaaggaaAGAGATATAAAGAATTAGAAGTGGGGTTCCTAACAGTTTTTAAATGATGTTAGAAGCTCCACTCCAGTTAAAAATGTCAacaatgtaatttaaaaaaaaattgcaatttCCGACGTTAATTTGATACacttgaaattattaattaagatatcTTTTCAattcatgtaattaaatatgaCAGTATCAacctattaaaaataaataattatgtatatttttttttatcgtaTTAATATCACTTGTGATTGCTTAAGTTTGAGACGACTTAATCATccactttaatattttattgaataaaaatggtGATAATCGCCCATACATTTGCAAGCACGAAATTTCAAATCCGAAGTCTATATACATGGAATTATTGGTAGTCAAAGCATggttaaagttaaaatttgcAGAAAATACACAAccgataaaa encodes:
- the LOC102630975 gene encoding cationic amino acid transporter 9, chloroplastic, with amino-acid sequence MGGENVQIEKSNNNSSSSSSPSASGPPPTCFSHFWSSALRAKTLTAPSVRTNDGEGLLRRLGLFELVLIGVGASVGAGIFVVTGTVARDAGPGVTISFLLAGAASVLNALCYAELASRFPAVVGGAYLYAYTAFNELTAFLVFAQLMLDYHIGAASIARSLASYVVSILELFPFFKENIPSWIGHGGEEFLGGTLSINILAPILLALLTIVLCWGVGESSVLNSCMTVVKVIIVIVVIFAGAFEVDVSNWSPFAPNGFKEILTGATVVFFAYVGFDAVANSAEESKKPQRDLPIGILGSLLICAALYVGVSLVLTGMVPYKFLDEDAPLSDAFASRGLKYVSVLISFGAVAGLTTTLLVGLYVQSRLYLGLGRDGLLPSIFAKVHPKRHTPVHSQVWVGIVAGILAGLFNVRVLSHILSVGTLTGYSVVSACVIALRWKDRTSRNDSSRLTSAWRQGVICLIIIACCGFGAGLFYRINASYILLIVAVVIAVLASAMLCLRHGYSDPPGFSCPGVPLLPAVSIFFNLFLFAQLHYEAWWRFVILSFISIGLYAFYGQYHADPSSDTIVYHRVAVAEAQ